GATCGCGGCCGGTCCCTGCTCGCCGGGCGCGGGCCCCTGCTTGTACCAGGCGGCTTCCATCGGCTTGGCGAAGTCGGGCTCCTGCATCACGCCTTTGGCATCGAGGCCGACCGTCTCCAACTGCGCGTCGACCTTGATGTCCGGTATCTCGATCCGCTCCGGCGCCGGGGCCGCCGTTGCCGGGGCCGCCTTGGGGGTCGGGGCGGACTTCTTGCCGCTGTCCGAGGCGGCGGAACAGCCGGAGACGAGGGAGACCGCGAGGGCCGCGGCCCCCGCCAGGGCGGCCACGCGGATCGCGCGGCCACCCTGGCTGACAGCCGTGGGCTCAGTCATTGCTCGTCACGAAGCCGACCGGAGCCTGACCGGTGTTGACGCCACCGTGCGGCTTGACGTGGTGGTCCGGGGTGACGTCGCCACCACCGCCACCGCCACCGCTGCCGCCGTCCTTGGCGCTGAACGTGACGGTGTCGAACTTCTTGCCGCCCGCGAAAGCGTCGACGCCGTACGCGCCGGCCTTGAGGCCCTTGGCGACGGTGGCCGTGCCGGTCCACACACCGTTGCCGGCGTCCTTCAGCTCGACCTTGCCACCGAAGGCGGCGGAGTCGACGTAGGCCTTGGCATCCTTGGCGTTGGTCTGGATGGCGATCTCGATCTTGTCACCGGCGACCCCGCTGTTCTTGGACAGGGTGACGCTGGAAACGACCGGCGGCACCGGCGCATCGGCCTTGACGGTCAGCTTGGTGGAGCCCGACAGGCGGGAGCCATCGGCGGCGATCCCGGTGTACTTCACGTCGTAGACGCCGTCCTTGACGGCGCCGACCTTGGCCGTGGCGGTCCAGGCACCGTCCATCGCCTGGTGCGCCGTCACGTTGCCCAGCGCCTGCGAGCTCACGAGGACCTTGGAGGCGCCCTTGGGCATCTTCAGCATGGCGGTGACCTGGTCACCGGGCTTGGCCGTGGTGGCCGACAGGGAGATGCTCGACCGTTTGTCGGCCACCTTCAGATCGGCCTGACCGCTGCCTCCGGAGCCCGCGAAGTAAACCGGGTAGGTCCCGTCCTTCATGTCCCCCTTGATGGTCGCGGTGCCCGTCCAGACGCCCGTCCCGTCATCGGTCATGGGCACCGCGGCCTCCTTGAAGGCAGCCGATGTGACCGTCGGCTTGGAAGATCCCTTGCGGACCTTCACGGTGACCGTCACGTGATCGCCCGGCGCGACGGTCTGGCTGGAGAACGAGATCTCGGCCGCCTGATACTTGACCGTCGCGGCGGACACGAGGCCGTGCGAGTCGGCGGCGAAGGCCGCGACGGGGGCGGCGAGCGCCATCGACGACGCGAGCGCGATCGCCGAGAAAGTCAGTGCTTTGCGCATGATTGAACCTCCTGAGGAACGGTCAGGAGAGTCATCCTGGGGGCTCGACCCCACCTCCGGAGCAGGCCAAAAAACCGCTCCGTCGATCATCGTTCAGAGGAAAACCACAGGTGAGAGGCCACTTCACGGCCCAGCCACCGTGGTGTCCCGGCCGGGACACTCGGGACCTCTGTCCCCGCATCTCAGGACCCCGCCCGCACCTCCGGCCCGGCTCCCCACGACGGAGGACAGTGGCCCCGGCGACGGAAGGCCGCCCCGGAGCCACGAAAGAGGTACCCAGGTGAACACAAAGAGGCCCCCTGACCGCGTTTCCGCAGGTCAGAGGACCTCTATCAACGTGGAGCCTAGGAGATTCGAACTCCTGACATCTGCCTTGCAAAGGCAGCGCTCTACCAACTGAGCTAAGGCCCCGAAAACGGACGTGGCTGTCCCCTCGAAAGGAGCAGCCGTTCCGCAGACCAGAGTACCGGGTGTACCCCCGTATCCCACAAAATGATAGGGACTCCCGCCCTGCGACCACTCTCCGTAAGATGCTCGCGAGGTTCGCACCAGCGAAGGGGAGTAGTAAGAGTGGACGCAGTACAGCAAGAGGCAACCGCCAGAGCCAGGGAACTCCAGCGCAGTTGGTACGGGGAGCCGCTCGGCGCGCTCTTCCGTCGGCTCATAGATGACCTCGGCTTGAACCAGGCCCGCCTCGCTGCCGTCCTCGGACTGTCGGCGCCCATGCTGTCCCAGCTGATGAGCGGTCAGCGCGCCAAGATCGGGAACCCGGCCGTGGTACAGCGCGTCCAGGCCCTCCAGGATCTCGCCGGCCAGGTGGCCGACGGCAGCGTCAGCGCGGCGGAAGCCACCGACCGGATGGACGAGATCAAGAAGACCCAGGGAGGCTCGGTCCTCAGCAACAGCGGCCAGACCACGACCAGTTCGGGAGCACCGACCGTCAAGCGGGTCGTCCGAGAGATCCAGTCCCTGCTGCGCTCGGTCTCCGCGGCCGGCGACATCATCGACGCGGCGGACTCCCTCGCCCCCAGCCATCCGGAACTGGCAGAGTTCCTCAGGGTGTACGGCGCCGGGCGCACGGCCGACGCCGTCGCCCACTACGAGGCGCACCAGAACTGAGGCGTGGACACGGTGTTCTGACGAGGTGACGGGGACGGGGGACGGGCGCAGCGATGGGTGAGATCTTCGCCGGTCGGTACGAGTTGGTCGACCCGATCGGTCGTGGAGGAGTCGGCGCCGTGTGGCGGGCCTGGGATCACAGGCGCCGCCGCTACGTCGCCGCCAAGGTCCTCCAGCAGAGCGATGCCCACACCCTGCTCCGCTTCGTGCGCGAGCAGGCCCTCCGTATCGATCATCCGCACGTGCTGGCCCCGGCCAGTTGGGCGGCCGACGACGACAAGGTCCTGTTCACCATGGACCTCGTCAGCGGCGGTTCCCTCGGTCATGTCATAGGCGATTACGGGCCCCTGCCGCCCCGCTTCGTGTGCACCCTGCTCGACCAGCTCCTGTCGGGTCTGGCCGCGGTGCACGCCGAGGGTGTCGTCCATCGCGACATCAAACCGGCCAACATCCTGATGGAGGCCACCGGAACCGGACGGCCGCACCTGCGGCTGTCCGACTTCGGCATCTCCATGCGCATGGGCGAGCCCCGCCTGACGGCCACGGACCACGTGGTGGGCACTCCCGGCTACTTCGCCCCCGAGCAGCTGCTCGGCGCCGAACCCGACTTCTCCGCCGACCTGTTCGCCGTCGGCC
This is a stretch of genomic DNA from Streptomyces sp. NBC_00536. It encodes these proteins:
- a CDS encoding helix-turn-helix domain-containing protein; amino-acid sequence: MDAVQQEATARARELQRSWYGEPLGALFRRLIDDLGLNQARLAAVLGLSAPMLSQLMSGQRAKIGNPAVVQRVQALQDLAGQVADGSVSAAEATDRMDEIKKTQGGSVLSNSGQTTTSSGAPTVKRVVREIQSLLRSVSAAGDIIDAADSLAPSHPELAEFLRVYGAGRTADAVAHYEAHQN
- a CDS encoding class F sortase, encoding MTEPTAVSQGGRAIRVAALAGAAALAVSLVSGCSAASDSGKKSAPTPKAAPATAAPAPERIEIPDIKVDAQLETVGLDAKGVMQEPDFAKPMEAAWYKQGPAPGEQGPAAIVGHMDTPTTPEAVFFNLKKLTKDEKIKVHRADGTTVVFAVDRIETYKKDAFPTDKVYGDTADPELRLITCGGNLMKDRHWDSNVVVFAHQTEGA
- a CDS encoding serine/threonine-protein kinase — protein: MGEIFAGRYELVDPIGRGGVGAVWRAWDHRRRRYVAAKVLQQSDAHTLLRFVREQALRIDHPHVLAPASWAADDDKVLFTMDLVSGGSLGHVIGDYGPLPPRFVCTLLDQLLSGLAAVHAEGVVHRDIKPANILMEATGTGRPHLRLSDFGISMRMGEPRLTATDHVVGTPGYFAPEQLLGAEPDFSADLFAVGLVALYLLLGRKPDAQALVEHFLAHGTPDAPEGVPAALWDVIATLLQPDPENRFRTATGARKALAGAVELLPEPGPGAEPVEVFDQLSPLPAGFGPGGPQDTAAVTPDAPTAAVVPPPVATYGPPPRMPSPTGSFHLPPPTPPPTIHHRPGHRPGHRPDRPRGPLAPPGPKATAGLLLAALVCFAVGIWALTRI